In the Populus trichocarpa isolate Nisqually-1 chromosome 1, P.trichocarpa_v4.1, whole genome shotgun sequence genome, one interval contains:
- the LOC18094773 gene encoding putative pentatricopeptide repeat-containing protein At3g23330, translating to MTAQTIFRTLLDRPNIISSKYQAKQLHAQILKLEPSSPIHLSRLISIYSNFNLLHESLLLFNALHSPPVLAYKSIIRCYVANGLLVQSVALFLQMRASGKKPDHHVFPSLLKSCALLSDLKLGESIHGCIIRLGMDFDLYTCNALMNMYGKFQKVFAAMDSFSIKFRIESAHDQNVTLDQTSYIFPKTNANSTILDQCYRKRNCSYMVEVNRRGSIMDSVKKVFEKMLKRDVVSWNTVIAGNAENGKYEEALMLVREMGNDNLKPDSFTLSSVLPIFAEYVDLHKGKEIHGYAMRHGFDNDVFIGSSLVGMYAKCARVEDALQVFNILPQRDSISWNSIIAGCVQNGLFDEGLRFFHQMLKAKVKPVPVSFSSIMPACANLIALHLGKQLHGFIIRVGYDDNMFVSSSLVDMYAKCGYIKVARWIFDRMDVHDMVSWTAIIMGYALHGQACHAVSLFEQMEMEGVRPNYVAFVAVLTACSHAGMMNEAWRYFNSMTQNYGIVPGLEHYACMADLLGRAGKLDEAFELISSMHRPVEGIWLSLLSACRVHKNVDLAEKVAEKIFEVDPENTGAYILLSNTYAAGQRWKDVAKLQYLMRNKGIKKSPAFSWIEVKNKAPAFVSGDKSHL from the coding sequence ATGACTGCACAGACCATTTTCAGAACACTCCTTGACAGACCAAACATCATAAGCTCAAAGTACCAGGCCAAACAACTACATGCCCAAATCCTTAAATTGGAGCCCTCCTCTCCTATTCACCTCTCCAGACTAATTTCCATCTACTCCAACTTCAACCTCTTACATGAATCTCTCCTTCTCTTCAACGCTCTCCACTCCCCACCAGTTCTTGCTTATAAATCCATCATCAGATGCTATGTTGCCAATGGCCTTCTTGTTCAATCAGTGGCCTTATTTTTGCAAATGAGAGCTTCTGGTAAAAAACCAGATCATCATGTGTTTCCTTCTTTACTTAAATCATGCGCATTGTTATCGGATTTAAAATTAGGCGAGTCGATCCATGGATGCATTATTAGGTTGGGTATGGACTTTGATTTGTATACATGCAATGCCCTTATGAATATGTATGGAAAATTTCAGAAAGTATTCGCTGCTATGGATAGCTTCTCTATCAAGTTCAGGATTGAGTCAGCACATGATCAAAATGTTACTTTGGATCAAACTAGTTATATTTTCCCTAAAACTAATGCAAATAGCACAATCCTCGATCAGTGTtacagaaaaagaaattgcagtTATATGGTAGAGGTGAATAGAAGGGGTTCAATAATGGATAGTGTGAAAAAGGTTTTTGAGAAGATGCTGAAAAGAGATGTTGTTTCGTGGAATACAGTGATTGCAGGGAATGCAGAGAATGGAAAGTATGAAGAAGCGTTAATGCTGGTTAGGGAGATGGGAAATGACAATTTGAAGCCTGATTCATTCACCTTGTCTAGTGTGCTTCCTATCTTCGCAGAATATGTGGACCTTCATAAGGGGAAGGAGATTCATGGATATGCCATGAGACATGGCTTTGACAATGATGTCTTTATTGGTAGTAGCTTAGTTGGCATGTATGCAAAGTGTGCTCGAGTGGAAGATGCCCTCCAGGTTTTTAACATCTTACCTCAACGTGACAGCATTTCATGGAACTCTATTATTGCAGGGTGTGTGCAGAATGGATTATTTGATGAAGGCTTGAGATTCTTTCACCAGATGTTGAAAGCCAAAGTTAAGCCTGTACCCGTTTCCTTTTCCAGTATCATGCCAGCTTGTGCTAACCTTATTGCATTGCATTTAGGAAAGCAGCTTCATGGATTCATAATCAGAGTTGGATATGATGACAATATGTTTGTTTCTAGTTCACTTGTAGACATGTATGCCAAATGCGGGTATATTAAGGTTGCTAGATGGATTTTTGATAGAATGGATGTACATGACATGGTCTCATGGACGGCTATAATCATGGGATACGCATTGCATGGACAAGCTTGTCATGCTGTTTCTTTATTTGAACAAATGGAAATGGAGGGAGTGAGGCCAAACTATGTGGCTTTTGTGGCTGTATTGACTGCTTGTAGTCATGCTGGCATGATGAATGAAGCCTGGAGATATTTTAACAGTATGACTCAGAATTATGGGATTGTTCCAGGATTGGAACACTATGCTTGCATGGCAGACCTTCTTGGTCGAGCAGGAAAGTTAGATGAAGCCTTTGAGTTAATCTCCAGTATGCATAGACCTGTGGAGGGTATTTGGCTGTCATTGCTTTCTGCTTGTAGAGTCCATAAAAATGTTGACTTGGCTGAAAAGGTTGCCGAGAAGATATTTGAGGTTGATCCAGAAAATACCGGGGCATACATTCTCTTATCCAACACATATGCAGCTGGTCAGAGATGGAAAGATGTAGCCAAGTTACAATACCTTATGAGGAATAAGGGCATAAAGAAATCACCTGCTTTCAGCTGGATTGAGGTTAAAAACAAGGCACCTGCTTTTGTATCAGGAGATAAATCCCACCTGTGA